Proteins co-encoded in one Haloarcula pelagica genomic window:
- the tgtA gene encoding tRNA guanosine(15) transglycosylase TgtA: MSNFEVRTYDAAGRVGELTVPRAGVTVETPTLMPVVNPHVQTVAPSTLESEFGAEILITNSYILHGSDELREPALEQGLHDLLDFSGAIMTDSGSFQLAEYGEIDVTTEEILGFQHEIGSDIGTPVDIPTPPDVSREQATEEQETTQKRLERATEVDTGEMLVTAPVQGATYPDLRERAAQDAAATGLDVFPIGAVVPLMNEYRYDDLVDVVAACKRGLGERGPVHLFGAGHPMMFALAAALGCDLFDSAAYALYARDDRYLTVRGTEQLDELDYFPCQCPVCTAHDPEAVRSLADDDREELLARHNLHVTYGEIRTVRQAIRSGNLLELVDSRARGHPTMLDGYRTLLDYAAQLERTDRVSKDAFFHTSTESARRPEVLRHQQRLDRFELAGADVLLTEGSSNSDYDETWGVVPPFGPYPRELSETYPLTAEVPDRTDRAAYETAADGVARLVSLHPDTSFTLVHDDWPATALERVPDRVRLRDLHARA, encoded by the coding sequence ATGAGCAACTTCGAGGTCAGGACCTACGACGCCGCAGGTCGGGTGGGGGAACTGACGGTGCCCAGAGCCGGAGTCACCGTCGAGACCCCGACGCTGATGCCGGTGGTCAACCCCCACGTCCAGACGGTCGCGCCGTCGACGCTCGAATCCGAGTTCGGCGCGGAGATCCTCATCACCAACAGCTACATCCTCCACGGGTCCGACGAACTCCGGGAGCCGGCACTGGAGCAGGGCCTGCACGACCTGCTCGACTTCTCGGGCGCGATCATGACCGACTCCGGTTCCTTCCAACTGGCCGAGTACGGCGAGATCGATGTCACCACCGAGGAGATCCTCGGGTTCCAGCACGAGATTGGGTCGGACATCGGGACGCCGGTCGACATCCCGACGCCGCCGGACGTGTCCCGCGAGCAGGCGACCGAGGAGCAGGAAACGACACAGAAGCGCCTGGAGCGGGCGACCGAAGTCGACACCGGCGAGATGCTCGTCACCGCGCCGGTCCAGGGCGCGACGTACCCCGACCTCCGCGAGCGAGCGGCACAGGATGCCGCCGCGACCGGGCTGGACGTGTTCCCCATCGGCGCGGTCGTCCCGCTGATGAACGAGTACCGCTACGACGACCTGGTCGATGTCGTCGCCGCGTGCAAGCGCGGGCTGGGCGAGCGCGGGCCGGTCCACCTCTTCGGCGCCGGCCACCCGATGATGTTCGCGCTGGCGGCCGCGCTCGGCTGTGACCTGTTCGACTCGGCGGCCTACGCGCTGTACGCCCGCGACGACCGCTACCTGACGGTCCGCGGGACCGAGCAACTGGACGAACTGGACTACTTCCCCTGTCAGTGTCCGGTCTGTACCGCACACGACCCCGAGGCGGTCCGGTCGCTGGCCGACGACGACCGGGAGGAACTGCTTGCCCGGCACAACCTCCACGTCACCTACGGCGAGATCCGGACCGTCCGGCAGGCGATCCGGAGCGGGAACCTCCTCGAACTGGTCGACTCCCGTGCTCGGGGCCACCCGACGATGCTCGACGGCTACCGGACGCTGCTCGACTACGCGGCGCAACTCGAACGGACCGATCGGGTCTCGAAGGACGCGTTCTTCCACACCTCGACCGAGAGCGCCCGCCGGCCCGAAGTCCTGCGTCACCAGCAACGGCTCGACCGGTTCGAACTCGCCGGCGCGGACGTGCTCCTGACCGAGGGGAGTTCCAACAGCGACTACGACGAGACCTGGGGCGTCGTCCCGCCCTTCGGCCCGTATCCGCGGGAACTCTCCGAGACGTATCCGCTGACCGCCGAGGTACCCGACCGGACCGACCGGGCGGCGTACGAGACGGCCGCGGACGGGGTCGCGCGGCTCGTCTCCCTCCACCCCGATACGTCGTTCACGCTCGTCCACGACGACTGGCCGGCGACGGCGCTCGAACGGGTCCCCGACCGGGTCCGGCTTCGGGATCTCCACGCCAGAGCGTAA
- a CDS encoding methyl-accepting chemotaxis protein — translation MGTDLGSGEQALGGIRQRLAFIPDGRTIPDEVWETRHKYFVLLVLGHVPFLVVLGLFEGTETTVTGITLPSIPLGMLLLQNGVIAAFALAAAVPRLNRRLRTVLAVTGLAFTSGTLVYVTGGYIEAHFHFFVAIGIAAIYEDWLPFGIGIAYVVLTHGIFGTIDPSRVYNHTAAQMHPWVWGLIHGAFVAMLAAALTVHLSSIEQSRRNAQHELERARERATEIENLEKRQAEIEEEKQEAQRLKAEAERERAEVEELNDHLQTKAEAYQHAMEQVAAGDLTVRVDSESDSDAMVGIGETFNGMVGDIETTIAQIQSFAEVVQEQTDAADTSTRQAAAASDSVSTSVQEMATATEDQRQMLDEVAGEMSDLSATVEEVAASAQEVTQVSAETTEIATDGQALADDMIADAEQVQASIETAAETVAELETQMDEIAEITDVIADIAEQTNMLALNANIEAARATGNGAEGAAEGFDVVAAEVKQLAEETQDSAGDIQTRIEETQAKTGEVVSQVRGASERMADEIEAVNEVADAFQRVGTNADQTDAGVREISQTTDEQAASSEEVVSMIDEVTAISEQSAAEAESVSAAVEEQTASMTEVSNNVSRVAEQASELEELLTTFSVIHRAD, via the coding sequence ATGGGCACGGACCTGGGGAGCGGGGAACAAGCTCTCGGCGGTATCAGACAGCGATTGGCGTTCATCCCGGACGGGAGGACGATCCCGGACGAGGTCTGGGAGACACGTCACAAGTACTTCGTTCTCCTGGTGTTGGGGCACGTCCCGTTTCTCGTGGTGCTGGGCCTGTTCGAGGGCACCGAGACGACCGTGACCGGCATAACGCTGCCGTCGATCCCGCTGGGGATGCTCCTTCTGCAGAACGGGGTCATCGCGGCGTTCGCGCTGGCCGCTGCGGTCCCGCGGCTGAACCGCCGGCTCCGGACGGTCCTTGCCGTCACCGGGCTGGCATTCACTTCCGGAACGCTCGTCTACGTCACTGGGGGCTACATCGAGGCGCACTTCCACTTCTTCGTCGCTATCGGGATCGCCGCGATCTACGAGGACTGGCTCCCGTTCGGCATCGGGATCGCATACGTCGTGCTCACCCACGGCATCTTCGGGACGATCGACCCGTCCAGAGTGTACAACCACACCGCGGCACAGATGCACCCGTGGGTCTGGGGGCTGATCCACGGCGCGTTCGTCGCCATGCTGGCGGCTGCCCTCACCGTCCACCTGAGTTCGATCGAACAGTCCCGACGCAACGCACAACACGAACTCGAACGGGCACGGGAGCGCGCGACGGAGATCGAGAACCTCGAAAAGCGACAGGCCGAGATCGAGGAGGAGAAACAGGAGGCCCAACGGCTCAAAGCCGAGGCAGAGCGAGAGCGCGCCGAGGTCGAGGAGTTGAACGACCACCTCCAGACGAAGGCCGAAGCGTACCAACACGCCATGGAACAGGTCGCTGCCGGCGACCTGACCGTCCGCGTCGACTCCGAGAGCGACAGCGACGCGATGGTCGGGATCGGGGAGACGTTCAACGGGATGGTCGGGGACATCGAGACGACCATCGCACAGATACAGTCTTTCGCCGAGGTCGTTCAGGAACAGACGGACGCCGCCGATACGAGCACTCGGCAGGCCGCAGCGGCCAGCGATAGCGTGAGCACGTCCGTCCAGGAGATGGCCACGGCGACCGAGGACCAACGACAGATGCTCGACGAGGTCGCCGGGGAGATGTCGGACCTCTCGGCGACCGTCGAGGAGGTCGCCGCCTCGGCACAGGAAGTCACACAGGTGTCCGCGGAGACGACCGAGATCGCGACCGACGGGCAGGCGTTGGCCGACGACATGATCGCGGACGCGGAACAGGTCCAGGCGTCCATCGAGACGGCAGCCGAGACCGTCGCGGAGCTAGAGACACAGATGGACGAGATCGCGGAGATAACCGATGTCATCGCCGACATCGCGGAACAGACCAACATGCTCGCGCTCAACGCCAACATCGAGGCCGCGCGGGCGACCGGTAACGGGGCCGAAGGGGCCGCCGAAGGCTTCGATGTCGTCGCGGCCGAGGTCAAGCAGTTGGCCGAGGAGACCCAGGACTCGGCCGGCGACATCCAGACGCGGATCGAGGAGACACAGGCCAAGACCGGCGAGGTCGTCTCACAGGTCAGGGGAGCGAGCGAGCGGATGGCCGACGAGATCGAGGCGGTCAACGAGGTCGCCGACGCGTTCCAGCGGGTCGGCACCAACGCGGACCAGACGGACGCCGGCGTCCGGGAGATCAGCCAAACCACGGACGAGCAGGCGGCAAGCAGCGAGGAGGTCGTCTCCATGATCGACGAGGTCACGGCGATCAGCGAACAGTCGGCTGCCGAGGCCGAAAGCGTCTCCGCGGCCGTCGAGGAACAGACCGCGTCGATGACCGAGGTGAGCAACAACGTCTCGCGGGTCGCCGAACAGGCCAGCGAACTGGAGGAACTGTTGACGACCTTCAGCGTCATCCACAGGGCCGACTGA
- the arcS gene encoding archaeosine synthase subunit alpha, translating into MTDYFEVHERDAAARLGELRLAESVTTPALVDDADADTPGEPHRILADAGSRWTSDPDPPEGDESTLTVLPHRGLPAGTPDEVSEAFAADPQSVDFPSAAVVAPDTATDHGTDAYVLSGAPGVVGHAAAFVDAVTTVREAVPADTALYLPGVATPRNVATLVYAGVDLVDPHRAVIRGTEGRYLTTDEAYFLEDLDELPCACPACQTPRDEFDRQDCVAHNVYALAAELRRVRRRIRDGRLRDYVEGQARQDNWLTATVRRLDQGYGYVEERTPLVRRAQLAAATEDAIRRVEIQRFAQRVTERYRPRFDDRPLVLVPCSARKPYSDSQSHKQYHDAIQWRAHVVSMTSPIGVVPQELELTYPAQHYDSVVTGTWSANEIEFVSQVLERYLEDADYPEIIAHVPGEGYREICERVEDALDREFTYTVTDHPTTADSLGNLAAELEGWGKYPKREREHNTIRAVADYQFGAGAGDELFDDLSTQGRYPQLRADDADGEQLAALAQQYGTLSLTTAGARHWVDSDVPTKTVEIEPFVPHGSVLAPGIVDASDDIRVGDDVVVRGDAAFGVGRAEMSGPEMQSSTRGIAVQMRHTDER; encoded by the coding sequence ATGACCGACTACTTCGAGGTCCACGAGCGCGACGCCGCCGCGCGACTGGGCGAGCTTCGCCTCGCCGAGTCCGTGACGACGCCGGCGCTGGTGGACGACGCCGACGCGGACACGCCGGGCGAGCCCCACCGGATCCTCGCCGACGCCGGGAGTCGCTGGACGAGCGACCCCGATCCGCCCGAGGGCGACGAGTCGACGCTGACCGTCCTCCCCCACCGGGGACTCCCCGCGGGGACCCCCGACGAGGTGAGCGAGGCCTTCGCCGCCGACCCCCAGTCCGTCGACTTTCCCAGCGCCGCCGTCGTCGCGCCCGACACTGCCACCGACCACGGCACCGACGCCTACGTCCTCTCGGGGGCGCCCGGCGTCGTCGGCCACGCCGCCGCGTTCGTCGACGCGGTGACGACCGTCCGCGAGGCGGTCCCGGCCGACACGGCGCTGTATCTGCCCGGCGTCGCCACGCCGCGCAACGTCGCCACGCTGGTGTACGCCGGTGTCGACCTGGTCGACCCCCACCGCGCCGTCATCCGGGGGACCGAGGGGCGCTACCTCACGACAGACGAGGCGTACTTCCTGGAGGACCTGGACGAACTCCCCTGTGCGTGTCCGGCCTGCCAGACGCCCCGTGACGAGTTCGACCGCCAGGACTGCGTGGCCCACAACGTCTACGCGCTGGCCGCGGAACTCCGGCGGGTCCGCCGCCGGATCAGGGACGGCCGGCTTCGGGACTACGTCGAGGGACAGGCCCGCCAGGACAACTGGCTGACGGCGACGGTCCGGCGGCTGGATCAGGGGTACGGCTACGTCGAGGAGCGCACGCCGCTGGTCCGGCGGGCACAACTCGCGGCCGCCACCGAGGACGCCATCCGCCGCGTCGAGATCCAGCGGTTCGCCCAGCGGGTCACCGAGCGATACCGACCCCGGTTCGACGACCGGCCGCTCGTGTTGGTCCCGTGCTCGGCACGCAAGCCCTACAGCGACTCACAGAGTCACAAGCAGTACCACGACGCGATCCAGTGGCGCGCCCACGTCGTCTCGATGACCTCCCCCATCGGCGTCGTCCCCCAGGAACTGGAACTGACCTACCCCGCGCAACACTACGATTCGGTGGTGACGGGCACCTGGAGCGCCAACGAGATCGAGTTCGTCAGTCAGGTCCTCGAACGGTACCTCGAAGACGCCGACTACCCGGAGATCATCGCCCACGTCCCCGGCGAGGGGTACCGCGAGATCTGCGAGCGCGTCGAGGACGCGCTGGACCGGGAGTTTACCTACACCGTCACGGACCACCCCACGACGGCCGACTCGCTCGGGAACCTCGCGGCCGAACTGGAGGGCTGGGGCAAGTACCCCAAGCGCGAACGCGAGCACAACACGATCCGGGCGGTCGCGGACTACCAGTTCGGTGCCGGCGCGGGCGACGAACTGTTCGACGACCTCTCGACGCAGGGGCGGTACCCACAGCTCAGGGCCGACGACGCCGACGGCGAGCAACTGGCGGCGCTGGCCCAGCAGTACGGCACGCTGTCGCTGACGACCGCGGGGGCGCGCCACTGGGTCGACAGCGACGTGCCGACCAAGACCGTCGAGATCGAGCCGTTCGTCCCGCACGGCTCCGTGCTGGCGCCGGGGATCGTCGACGCCAGCGACGACATCCGTGTCGGCGACGACGTGGTCGTCCGGGGCGACGCGGCCTTCGGCGTCGGCCGCGCCGAGATGAGCGGCCCGGAGATGCAGTCCTCGACGAGGGGGATCGCGGTCCAGATGCGCCACACCGACGAGCGCTAA
- a CDS encoding Cdc6/Cdc18 family protein, producing the protein MIRDARVLRAGFVPSEVEHRDAEVNHLSTVLQPITDGEPADTAVVTGPSGVGKTCISKFVTERLREEVLDVESTYVNCWRNFTRYRTLYQILDDLGQTINIHRQSTPHDELVDRLQQYDGPRAVVILDEVDQLEDPNLIYDLHSLPQFALICIANREQDLFNSVDERLVSRLRASEHVRLERYHDPELYDILGARAKRGLDPDVISDDQLYRIADAAAGDARLAIGMLRSAASRADRESKDTITDSMLLDAAEDARTQIKQKSIDSLTPHQRLVYDIVREQGPLTPSDIYEQYSEQADDPRTARTCRTYLSKMEQYNLIEGDGTSRDRTYSVVDSTKTSDIFETG; encoded by the coding sequence ATGATCCGCGATGCTCGCGTGCTCCGAGCCGGGTTCGTCCCGTCCGAAGTCGAGCATCGGGATGCGGAAGTCAATCACCTCTCGACCGTGCTCCAACCCATCACGGACGGCGAGCCGGCCGACACGGCCGTCGTCACGGGTCCCAGCGGCGTTGGCAAGACCTGCATCTCGAAGTTCGTCACCGAACGCCTCCGCGAGGAAGTCCTCGATGTCGAGTCCACGTACGTCAACTGCTGGCGGAACTTCACCCGCTACCGCACGCTGTACCAGATCCTCGACGACCTGGGCCAGACGATCAACATCCACCGCCAGTCCACACCCCACGACGAACTGGTCGATCGCCTCCAGCAGTACGACGGGCCGCGAGCGGTCGTCATCCTCGACGAAGTCGACCAACTCGAAGATCCGAACCTCATCTACGACCTCCATAGCCTCCCGCAGTTCGCGCTGATCTGCATCGCCAACAGGGAGCAGGACCTGTTCAACAGCGTCGACGAACGGCTCGTGAGTCGCCTCCGGGCCAGCGAACACGTCCGCCTGGAGCGCTATCACGACCCGGAACTCTACGACATTCTCGGGGCCCGTGCGAAGCGCGGGCTCGACCCGGACGTGATCAGCGACGACCAACTCTACCGGATCGCCGACGCCGCCGCCGGCGACGCGCGGCTGGCCATCGGGATGCTCCGGTCGGCCGCCAGCCGCGCCGACCGGGAGAGTAAGGATACGATCACCGACAGTATGCTCCTGGACGCGGCCGAAGACGCCCGGACACAGATCAAACAGAAGAGCATCGACTCGCTGACGCCCCACCAGCGACTCGTCTACGACATCGTGCGCGAACAGGGGCCGCTCACGCCAAGCGATATCTACGAGCAGTATAGTGAGCAGGCCGACGACCCACGCACCGCACGAACCTGTCGGACCTACCTCTCGAAGATGGAGCAGTACAACCTGATCGAGGGAGACGGCACCAGCCGGGATCGAACCTACTCGGTCGTCGATTCGACGAAGACCTCCGACATCTTCGAGACGGGGTGA
- a CDS encoding type II toxin-antitoxin system VapC family toxin, with protein sequence MSVFVDTGVFYAHHDTDASRHAVGVAALNEVLRQASYGQVLTSEYVYDEVVTLTHRRTGNTAAGQAVGRRLRGDGYPSAIDLLYSSPSLFDDAVATHETYADHELSFTDAMTVAMIDHHDIDAVLSFDDDFDGIVDRLDPSSVADR encoded by the coding sequence ATGAGTGTCTTCGTCGACACTGGCGTCTTCTACGCCCACCACGACACGGACGCCAGCCGTCATGCTGTCGGTGTTGCGGCATTGAACGAAGTCCTTCGCCAGGCATCCTACGGCCAGGTACTGACAAGCGAATACGTGTACGACGAGGTGGTGACACTCACCCATCGGCGGACTGGGAACACCGCTGCCGGACAGGCGGTCGGACGGCGTCTCCGAGGGGACGGTTATCCGTCCGCGATCGACCTCCTGTATAGCTCGCCGTCACTCTTCGACGATGCTGTGGCCACACACGAAACGTACGCCGATCACGAACTCAGTTTCACCGATGCGATGACCGTTGCGATGATCGATCACCACGATATCGATGCCGTACTGAGTTTCGACGACGATTTCGACGGTATCGTCGACCGCCTCGATCCGTCGTCCGTTGCCGACCGTTAG
- the trmY gene encoding tRNA (pseudouridine(54)-N(1))-methyltransferase TrmY: MRQFVVVGHDAPTTPDFSLDDLAGGAGRLDVLCRCVTSAFFLSHAIRETVRTHLVLGDEYTITFDGTDLRRLNPDERSTAALVRNALEEREEAIGHVPVETSPGVSLTRRGFAGLLEAVAESGTVVQLHGDGDPVVDVPTPTDPVFVLSDHHDFREEEAALLAEYADERVSLGPERLHADHAITVAHNYLDTEGFTTY; the protein is encoded by the coding sequence ATGCGCCAGTTCGTCGTCGTCGGCCACGACGCGCCGACCACGCCCGATTTCTCGCTCGACGACCTCGCGGGCGGTGCCGGCCGCCTCGATGTCCTCTGTCGGTGTGTCACCAGCGCCTTCTTCCTGAGCCACGCGATCCGGGAGACAGTCAGGACGCATCTGGTGCTTGGCGACGAGTACACGATCACCTTCGACGGGACCGATCTGCGGCGACTCAACCCCGACGAGCGCTCGACGGCGGCGCTCGTCCGGAACGCGCTCGAAGAACGCGAGGAAGCCATCGGTCACGTTCCGGTCGAGACCTCGCCGGGCGTCTCGCTCACGCGGCGCGGGTTCGCGGGACTGCTGGAGGCCGTCGCCGAGTCGGGGACGGTCGTCCAACTCCACGGCGACGGCGACCCCGTCGTCGACGTACCGACGCCGACCGACCCCGTGTTCGTGCTGTCGGACCACCACGACTTCCGCGAGGAGGAGGCGGCGCTGCTCGCGGAGTACGCCGACGAGCGTGTCTCGCTCGGCCCCGAACGGCTCCACGCGGACCACGCGATCACCGTCGCACACAACTACCTCGACACCGAGGGGTTCACGACGTACTGA
- a CDS encoding NUDIX hydrolase codes for MPDDLAWETLSAETAYDCPGFDVVHEDVRLPDGTETDFDYLREGDSVVVLPFTGEGDVVVIEEWRQAVGRVNCGLPAGSLEDDDADPRAAVDRELREETGYETGGVDFLYTAEPANGYADSVFHYFLATDCTPTGQQDLDFNESIRVDTTTFEELLERVRTGDIRDGRSAVGIMYYALFER; via the coding sequence ATGCCAGACGACCTCGCCTGGGAGACGCTGTCCGCCGAGACCGCCTACGACTGTCCGGGGTTCGACGTGGTCCACGAGGACGTGCGCCTCCCCGACGGCACCGAGACGGACTTCGACTACCTCCGGGAGGGCGACAGCGTCGTCGTGCTCCCCTTTACCGGGGAGGGCGATGTCGTCGTCATCGAGGAGTGGCGCCAGGCGGTCGGCCGCGTCAACTGTGGGCTCCCCGCCGGCAGTCTGGAGGACGACGACGCCGACCCGCGGGCGGCCGTCGACCGTGAACTCCGCGAGGAGACCGGCTACGAGACCGGCGGTGTCGACTTTCTCTACACGGCGGAGCCGGCCAACGGCTACGCCGACTCCGTGTTCCACTACTTCCTGGCGACGGACTGTACGCCGACGGGCCAGCAGGACTTGGACTTCAACGAGTCGATCCGTGTCGACACGACGACTTTCGAGGAGCTGCTCGAACGCGTCCGAACCGGCGATATTCGGGACGGTCGGTCGGCGGTCGGGATCATGTACTACGCGCTGTTCGAGCGGTAG
- a CDS encoding VanZ family protein has product MEPSRRRRHLPAAILALLILAASLVPVPESAGDRVPTLFGLALDKWVHAVGYAALTGVLAWARNPRTAGPAVALTVAVVAYGGGIELLQGLLSSRGTSGADFVANTTGALLACVAWLVVRRHLGQAD; this is encoded by the coding sequence ATGGAACCGTCCCGGCGCCGGCGGCACCTCCCGGCGGCGATCCTGGCCCTGTTGATCCTCGCCGCCTCGCTGGTTCCGGTACCCGAGAGCGCCGGCGACCGGGTCCCGACCCTGTTCGGACTGGCGCTGGACAAGTGGGTCCACGCGGTCGGGTACGCGGCGTTGACGGGCGTGCTCGCGTGGGCCCGGAACCCCCGGACTGCCGGCCCGGCGGTCGCGCTGACCGTCGCGGTCGTCGCCTACGGCGGCGGCATCGAACTCCTCCAGGGGCTGCTCTCCTCCCGCGGGACGAGCGGCGCCGACTTCGTGGCAAACACCACGGGCGCGCTCCTCGCCTGTGTGGCGTGGCTCGTCGTCCGCCGTCACCTCGGCCAGGCCGACTAA
- a CDS encoding Cdc6/Cdc18 family protein: protein MITDARALKPDFVPRDLHHRDGQIDHLSAALAPTALDRAEDVCIFGPSGAGKTTIAKYTLSRLERELLELRWGYVDCTADTTPAAVLHRLVREVGVGADLPREGMSTAHAIDRLRECDDQIIAVLDEVSVLAEQPLLALWGLPNVSLICITLQEDEWFADLSAQATSRMQSAATVRLDRYSHAELCDILDSRVAHGLLKSRVEDAAVEAIADSAAGDARRAIAILRPAADHVESTDRRRLTPDVVAAVIEDAEAEIRELRVRSLGTHPRSLYRIIDEAGELDAGTLHARYEARSDAPKSRSSRRRYLRSLGRYDLIETEGTGSATIYRSLP from the coding sequence ATGATCACTGACGCTCGCGCCCTGAAACCCGACTTCGTCCCGCGCGATCTGCATCACCGTGATGGCCAGATCGACCACCTCTCCGCAGCGCTGGCGCCGACGGCGCTGGATCGGGCCGAGGACGTGTGCATCTTCGGTCCGAGCGGGGCCGGAAAGACGACTATCGCGAAGTATACGCTCTCCCGGCTGGAACGCGAGCTCTTGGAGTTGCGGTGGGGTTACGTCGACTGTACGGCCGACACCACCCCCGCGGCGGTGTTGCATCGGCTGGTACGGGAGGTGGGAGTCGGTGCCGACCTCCCACGTGAGGGTATGTCGACCGCTCACGCAATCGACCGGCTCCGGGAGTGTGACGACCAGATTATCGCTGTCCTCGACGAGGTTTCCGTGTTGGCGGAGCAACCCCTGCTGGCACTCTGGGGCCTGCCCAACGTCTCGCTCATCTGTATCACGCTCCAGGAGGACGAGTGGTTCGCCGACCTCAGCGCACAGGCAACGTCCCGGATGCAGAGCGCGGCCACCGTTCGACTGGACCGGTACAGCCACGCCGAGCTGTGTGATATCCTCGACAGTCGCGTCGCACACGGGCTCCTGAAGTCTCGCGTCGAGGACGCCGCTGTCGAGGCGATCGCCGACAGTGCCGCCGGTGACGCCCGCCGGGCGATCGCGATCCTTCGCCCGGCGGCCGACCATGTCGAATCGACTGATCGACGACGGTTGACACCCGACGTGGTCGCTGCTGTGATCGAAGACGCTGAGGCCGAGATTCGCGAGCTACGGGTCCGTTCGCTTGGGACCCACCCCCGGTCGTTGTACCGGATCATCGACGAGGCTGGCGAACTCGATGCCGGGACGTTGCATGCCCGCTACGAAGCCCGGTCGGACGCGCCGAAATCCCGATCGAGTCGGCGACGATATCTTCGGAGCCTGGGCCGGTACGACCTCATCGAAACCGAGGGGACCGGCTCCGCGACTATCTACCGGTCACTTCCGTAA
- a CDS encoding CBS domain-containing protein — MGDDRTLVKDIMTTPLERISPDAEIVEAAAVMRDKDISALLVTTAPPSIITSTDILDAVAQERDTADLLVSDLMTESVETVPPELPLTETAAMMTNFGINHLPVVDDDYIGMVSSSDITGEMH; from the coding sequence ATGGGAGACGACCGAACGCTCGTAAAAGACATCATGACGACGCCGCTGGAACGCATCTCGCCGGACGCCGAGATCGTCGAGGCGGCGGCTGTCATGCGTGACAAGGACATCAGCGCCCTGCTCGTCACGACCGCACCGCCCTCGATCATCACCAGCACGGACATCCTCGACGCCGTCGCCCAGGAACGAGACACCGCCGATCTGCTGGTCTCGGACCTGATGACCGAATCCGTCGAGACGGTCCCCCCGGAGTTGCCCCTGACGGAGACGGCGGCGATGATGACGAACTTCGGGATCAACCACCTCCCGGTGGTCGACGACGACTACATCGGGATGGTCTCCTCGTCGGACATCACCGGTGAGATGCACTGA
- a CDS encoding archaeosine biosynthesis radical SAM protein RaSEA gives MSKPSPEVYEQGKGMDAHNAVMREVRSRNDSTYDPREPTRVWIDEDNTPDGVYQSLTIILNTGGCRWARAGGCTMCGYVAESVEGGSVAHEDLMAQIDHCLDHEAEEADEESGLIKIYTSGSFLDEREVPAETRKAIADTFSDRERIVVESLPDFVEHERVSDFVDAGLETDVAVGLETATDRVRHDCVNKYFDFADFEDACTAARDAGAGIKAYLLMKPPFLSEGEALDDMISSVRRCAGVEGCHTVSMNPCNVQRYTMVEELYHDGGYRPPWLWSVAEVLEATADEDVIVVSDPVGHGSDRGPHNCGECDDRVQRAIKDFDLRQDPTVFEQVECECEATWEAVLERERSYSLPLAR, from the coding sequence ATGAGCAAGCCCAGTCCCGAGGTCTACGAGCAGGGCAAGGGCATGGACGCCCACAACGCCGTGATGCGGGAGGTTCGGTCCCGCAACGACTCCACCTACGACCCCCGCGAGCCGACCCGGGTGTGGATCGACGAGGACAACACTCCCGACGGCGTCTACCAGAGCCTGACGATCATCTTGAACACCGGCGGCTGCCGGTGGGCGCGCGCCGGCGGCTGTACGATGTGTGGCTACGTCGCCGAGAGCGTCGAGGGCGGCAGCGTCGCCCACGAGGACCTGATGGCACAGATCGACCACTGTCTCGACCACGAGGCCGAGGAGGCCGACGAGGAGAGCGGCCTCATCAAGATCTACACCTCGGGGAGCTTCCTCGACGAGCGCGAGGTGCCCGCCGAGACCCGCAAGGCCATCGCCGACACCTTCAGCGACCGGGAGCGGATCGTCGTCGAGTCGCTGCCCGATTTCGTCGAACACGAGCGGGTGAGCGACTTCGTCGACGCCGGCCTGGAGACCGACGTGGCGGTCGGCCTAGAGACCGCGACCGACCGCGTGCGCCACGACTGCGTGAACAAGTACTTCGACTTCGCGGACTTCGAGGACGCCTGCACGGCCGCCCGCGACGCCGGAGCGGGCATCAAAGCCTACCTCCTGATGAAGCCGCCCTTCCTGTCCGAGGGGGAGGCACTGGACGACATGATCTCCTCGGTCCGTCGCTGTGCCGGCGTCGAGGGTTGTCACACCGTCTCGATGAACCCCTGTAACGTCCAGCGGTACACGATGGTCGAGGAGCTGTACCACGACGGCGGCTACCGCCCGCCGTGGCTCTGGTCGGTCGCCGAGGTACTGGAGGCGACCGCGGACGAGGACGTGATCGTCGTCTCCGATCCGGTGGGCCACGGCAGCGACCGCGGCCCGCACAACTGCGGGGAGTGTGACGACCGGGTCCAGCGGGCGATCAAGGACTTCGACCTGCGCCAGGACCCGACCGTCTTCGAGCAGGTCGAGTGTGAGTGCGAAGCGACCTGGGAGGCCGTCCTGGAACGCGAGCGCAGTTACTCGCTGCCGCTGGCGCGGTGA